The region TAAAAAGGTCAATATTAAGGAGCTTAAAGAAAAAGAAGAAGAGAAGGAAGATATAAAGACTGTTGAGGATTTAGAAAGCTATACTGAAGATCAAAATGAACAGAATGTTGAACAGGATAAAGAGCTTGAGGAGTTCAGAAAACTTCTTGAGAATATTAAACCTGAGGATTTTGCCTTAAAACCTGATGACAAAAATAAGAAAAGGGGTTAATCCCCCTTTTCCTATCTGCTCTGTGCTTTTGCTTTAAGCAGTATCTTCTTTATCTCTTCAACTTTTGCATAATCAAGTGGTGTTTTTCCTCTTAGATCCTTTGCATTAACATCTGCCCCATGTTTTATAAGCAGTTTTACCATATCTGTATGTCTTCTAAGTACAGCAAGATGCAGGGGAGTTTCCTTGTATTTCCCTTTAACATTTGGATCAGCACCTTTTGTCAGAAGGAGAATAGCAACCTTTATCTTTCCTGCCATAGCAGCTTTAAAAAGAGGTGTCCATCCTTTATTATTTTTAGCATTTATATCAGCTCCATGATCTATGAGCAGTTTTGCGACTTTAAAATGTCCTTCAAGTGATGCTGCATGTAAGGGGGTGTTTCCATACTCATCTCTAACATTCACCTTCGCACCGTTTTTTAAAAGGAGTTTTGCTATTTCCTCATTACCATTTCTTGCTACAACATGTAAAACATAGTCTCCGTACTTGTTGTCCCTTGCATTTACATTTGCTCCTTTCTCAAGCAGTTTTTTAACAAATCCTATATGTCCCCTAAAGGTTGCTTCATGAAGTGGTGTCCATCCGTCGTTGTCTTTTGCATTTATATCTGCACCTTTCTGGATGAGAAAGTTTACAGTTTTCTCATCTACCCCTGATATAGCTATAAGGAGAGGGGTTTTTCCGTTTTTATTCCTTGCGTTTATGTAGGCTCCTTTTTCAACAAGGTATTTTGTAACATTGAATTTCCTCTGGGATACGGATTTGTGAAGGGGTGTCTCTTCATCTTTGTCCTTTATGTTCAGTTCAGCACCCTTTTCTACCAGTATCTTTACCGTTTCAAGTTCACCTTTGTAGGCTGCGAAATGTAGAGGTGTCCATCCTTCACTGTTCTGTTCATTTATGTCAGCCCCGTACTCAATGAGTATCTCAACAGCATCAGGATAACCGCTCATAGCTGCCATATGGAGAGGGGTGTTTCCATTTCCGTTTTTTGCATCAATCTCAGCACCGTTATCTAAAAGTAGCTTTATAACCTGTGCATACCCAAAAAATGCAGCCTCATGTAGCGGCGTCCATCCTTCAAGGTTTTTTGCGTTAACATCAGCTCCACTTTTTATCAGCTCTTTAACAAGATTTATATCACCTTTCATTGATGCTATATGTAGCGGTGAGTTTCCTATAATATTTTTTATATTAACACCTGCACCTTTTCCTATAAGTTCCTTTATCTTCGGTATATCTTCTTTAGATATCGCTTCTGTGAGCTGTTTGTTCAGTTCTGCTCTTGTTGCTCCAATGGATGGTGAGATAAATGTAAGGCTGAAGATCATACCTGCCACTACAAAACTTACTGCTTTGCCCATTTTATCCTCCGTTTTGTTTGTAATATAAAATTTGTTGTTATATATCGCTTCCTTTTTTTCCTCCAACAGATTGAAGTATTTTCTTTATATCTTCAATCTTAGCATAGTCAAGAGGTGTTCTTTTTCTTATATCCTTTGCATTAACATCAGCACCATTTTCAATTAAAAATACTACCATTTTTTTCTGTTTTCTAAGAACTGCGAGGTGTAATGGTGTTTCTTTAGACCTTCCTCTAACATTAACATCTGCTCCATGTTCTATCAGTATTCTGGCCACATTAACCTTACCTGTTAAGGCTGCTTTATGAAGGGGAGTCCATCTTCTGTTGTTTTTTACATGGATATCAGCCCCATTCTGTATAAGGATCTTCACAATATCCTCGTGACCCTCTAAAGCTGCAAGATGTAGAGGTGTATCTCCATATTTATCTCTACAGTTAACATCAGCGCCTTTTTCTATCAGATATTTAAGTATGTCTGGAAAGCCTTTTATTGCCGCTAAATGTATTGGGGTGTACCCGAAAAAGCTCTCCTTTGCATTTATGTCAGCCCCTCTGTCTATAAGTAGCTTTACTATCTCAAGCTTTCCTTTTGATACCGCCTTATGCAGAGGTGTGTAATTTGATTTATCTCTTGCATTAACATCTGCTCCCTTGTCCAAAAGTTCTTTAACTTTATCTACATCGCCTGCTTCTATCGCTTCAAAAAGTTTTCTGTTTAGTTTCTCCCTTGTTTCAGCAGAAGACCTGTAAATTAAATGTCCGTCAGGGTTTTTTATTATAGATACGTACAGAGATACAGATATTAATAAGAATATAGAAAGGATATAACCTTTTTTTAACATCTTACTTTCTTCCCTTTTCTTTTTCTGCTTTCTCCAGTATCCTCAGAATTGCTGGATCTTCTGTGTAATCTTCAGGTTTTTTCCCAAACTTATCCTTAATTGTAGGGTCAGCTCCATTTGCGATCAAAATCATAACTATATCCTTTCTGTTTCTTGCAGTTGCTTCGTGTAGAGGTGTATTTCTATCGTCGTCAAGTGCGTTTACATCTGCACCTTTTTTTATCAGATACTTTACAACAGATAGGTTTCCTCCTCTTGCTGCGTAATGTAAAGGTGTTCTACCTTTTTTGTTCCTTGCGTTTATATCCGCTCCATGTTTTATAAGAAACTTCACCATATCAAGATGGCCTTCTGATGAGGCTATATGTAAAGGTGTTTCTCCGTCGTTATCTTTTGCGTTAACATCAGCTCCTGCTTCTATCAGTATCTTTGCTATCTCTGTGTAACCTTTAAATGCAGCTTCGTGTAATGGTGTCCAGCCTATAATATCCTTGCTGTTAGGGTCCTCTCCTTTTTCTAAAAGGATTTTAACCAGCTTTATATCTCCTTTGGAGACAGCTCTATTTAAAGGTGGTTTTTTAACCTTTTTCTCAAGTCTTTTTTTTAGAACTTCAATCGTTGAAGACTGGCTGTAGGCTGGATTGAAATAGATTATGAGACTCATGAGAATAAAAGGAAAAAAAATAAACCTTCTAACACTCTTAAAAAAAGGAAACATCCCTTTCCCCTCATAGAAATAAAGATAATATTTTAATATATATGATTATAGAAAAATATTCCATATATTTTTATATAAGTTCGTACTCAACAAGAAGTTCAGCTATCTGGACTGCATTTGTGGCTGCTCCTTTTCTTAGGTTGTCAGCTACCACCCACATGGAAAGGCCATTTTCAAAAATGAAATCTTTTCTTATTCTTCCAACAAAGACCTCATCTTTTCCTGCAACATCTATAGGCATAGGATATACATTGTTTGAAGGATCGTCTTCAACGATAACACCGGGTGCCGATCTGAGTATCTCCCTTGCTTCTTCTGGAGTTACAGGTTCCTCAGTCTCAATTACAACTGTCTCACTGTGACCGTAAAAAACAGGAACCCTTACGCATGTCGGTGAAACTTTTATATCTGGAGCATGCATGATCTTTCTTGTCTCATTTACCATCTTCATCTCTTCTTTTGTGTAATCATTATCAAGGAAAACATCAATATGTGGGATAACATTGAATGCTATATGTGCCGGTAGAGCTTCCGGATAATAATACTTACCCTCAAAGTAAGCTTTTGTCTCTTCCTCAAGATCCTTTATAGCTGTTGCTCCTGCACCTGAAACAGCCTGGTATGTTGAGACAAAAACATTTTTTATCTTTTTAGCCCTGTGTATCGGGTTAATAGCAACGACCATCTGTATGGTTGAGCAGTTCGGGTTTGCGATAATCCCCTTATGCCATTTAACATCCTCTGGATTAACCTCAGGAACAACAAGTGGAACATCATCATCCATCCTGAAAGCTGATGAGTTGTCTATAACAACAGCTCCTTTTTCAACAGCAACAGGTGCCCACTCTTTACTTCTACTTCCACCTGCTGAAAAAAGGGCTATATCTATTCCTTCAAAAGCTTCTGGGGATACGGCCTGAACCTTGTATTTTACTCCCATATACTCAAGTTCCTGTCCTGCTGATTTTGGAGAGGCGAGAAGTCTTATCTCATCTACAGGAAAGTTCCTCTCCTCGAGGACCCTGAGCATAGTCTGTCCAACAGCCCCTGTAGCTCCTAATATAGCAATGTTATAATATCTCATCTACTCCTCCTTATTTCTGACATGAAAAATATTTTACAATATTTGGTAGAGGGGGTTAAGATGAAAAAGAGAAATCCATTTACGGCTATTCTTATTCTGACAGGATTAATGCTTTTACCTTTTATGGCATTTCTTTTTGACAGGTTTTTACTGAAGTTAGATAACACTTTCCTGATTTTTGCCGAAATGTTAATATTAAGTCTTGGGGTACTTTCTGGTTTTTTAATTTATATATTTTTCTTTAAATAGGAGGTAGATATGAAAAGAATTATTTATATACTTCCAGCGTCATTTATACTGTTTGCAGGCTGTGTTAAAAAGGAGGATATAAATCTTCTCCAGAGGGAGATAATATCACTCAAAAAGGAGGTTGCCCAGATAAGGGAAGGTCAGGAAGAGATTAAAGGAAGTCTTAATGATCTTTCTAAAAGGGTGGATAATGTCTCACAGATAGCATCAAAAAACTCACTTGAGATTGAGAAGATAAAGCTTGCTCAGAAACCAGAAACTGTAGAGACCATTGAAAAAGAAGGTGCTGAAAAGGTAAGAATACCCGACAATCCAAAGGAGCTTTATAAGTATGCTTTAAATGCATACTATAAGGGGAAGACTGAAGAGGCGAGAAAGTATTTCCAGATCTTTGTTGAAGAGTATCCAGGTTCGGATATGTATGATAATGCACTTTTCTGGATAGGGCAGACATACTACACAGAAGGAGATTATGAAAAAGCTATAGAGGCTTTTGATAGGCTTATTAATGACTGTGAAACAGGTAAGGCTCAGGAATGTAACAAATATCCTGTAGCTATGTTAAAGAAGGCTTACAGTTATATAAAACTTGGTGAGATTGAGGAGGCTAAAAAGCTTCTTAAAGAGATAGTAAGAAGATTTCCTGATACTGAAGAGTCTGAACTGGCATCAAGAAAGTTAGAGGTGCTTGAATGATAGATCTTCTGTATAAGATACCAGAACACGTTGCTGTAATTATGGATGGAAATGGTAGATGGGCAAAGAGAAGAGGGCTGCCCCGCGTTTTTGGTCACAGAGAAGGAGCAAAGGCTGTTGAGAGGACACTGAAGATAGCAAATGATGTTGGTATAAAATGGCTTTCCGTATTTGCTTTCTCAACTGAGAACTGGGGAAGACCAAAAGAGGAAGTGAACGCTATAATGTCTCTTCTTGTTGAGTATATAAATACGAAAGTTCCCCATCTTGTAAAGGACAACATAAGACTGAGATTTATGGGAAGGAGAGATGGTCTTCCTGAGATGATACTGGAGAGCATGTATGAAGGAGAAAAGGCTACTGAAAAATGTGACGGTATGAACTTTGTTGTTGCATTAAATTACAGCGGGAAAGCTGAGATTGTTGATGCTGTAAAAAAAATAATAAGCAGTGGAAAAAGGGAGATAGATGAAGAGGAGTTCAGAGAGTATCTGTACATTCCCGAGATGCCTGAGCCTGATCTTTTAATAAGAACGAGTGGTGAGAAAAGGATATCAAACTTTATGTTGTGGGAGCTTGCCTATACAGAGCTTTACTTTACAGAAGTTCTCTGGCCTGATTTTAATGAGGAGGAGTTTTTAAAGGCACTTTACTTCTATCAGAGTAGAGAAAGAAGGTTTGGAAAGGTTACTGTATGAGGGAGCTTTCTTTAAGGATAGTATCAGCTGTAATTCTTGCTGTCATAGCTATAAGTGCCGTTCTTTACTTTCCTGTATGGCTTTTTAAAACTGTTGTTGCTGTTCTTTCCTCTATTGCAACATGGGAGGTTGCTCACCTTTTAAAGAAAAAGTATGAAGAGATAAATCCGATTAATGCTGGTATCTTTGGTTTTTTTGTATCTCTCTCTCTGCTTTTTTTTTCACCTTATCTCTCTGTTCTTCTAGTATTTCTTTACAGTTTTTATTATGCCCACAGAGTTTATGATATAAACTACCTGACCTCGTATGTTTTCGTATATCTTTACGGTGTTTTCTTTGTTTCCTCACTGGGACTTTTACATGAGATGGACAGGTATCTGATATTTGTTCTGTTCGCAACTGTTTGGGCTGGAGATACTGCAGCCTATTTTGTAGGTAAGGCGATAGGGAAACATAAGTTTGCCCCAAGACTTTCACCTAAAAAAACATGGGAAGGGGCTGTAGGAAGTTTTTTCGGCTCTGTTACAGCAGGTGGTGTTTTTGCTTACTACTTCCAGTTTTATGATGCATTTATACCGATACTGATATCAGCCTTTCTGCTCCAGATAGGAGATCTTTTTGAGAGTTTTATAAAAAGGCAGGTTCAGGAGAAGGATTCTTCACATCTCATTCCGGGACATGGTGGCCTTCTGGACAGGATTGATGCCCTTATATTTGCAGGAATGGTATTCCTTGTTTACTACCAGTTGAGGATTTATATAAACTTTTAGTCAAAATACCGGATTATATTGTAGTATGTATCCCTCTGGGCAGGTCTAAAACCTGCTTCTTTTATTATCTTAGCCATCTTTTCAGGTCTGGGTGATGCGACCTTCCATCCTGTAGATGCAACAACGTTCTCCTCTATCATTGTGCTTCCCAGATCATTAGCACCAAAATGAAGTCCAACAGGACCTATCTTCATTGTCTGTGTTACATGTGATGACTGAATATTATCAAAGTTATCAAGAAATATTCTTGAGATTGATAGAACCTTAAGATAGTAAACTGTAGTTGCTGTTTCTATATGATCAAGTCTTGTTCCACCTTTCTGGAATGTCCATGGTATAAATGCTGTAAAATACCCTTTTTTATTCTTTAATGAGTCATCCTGCAGTTTTCTTATATGTGAAAGATGCTCTATTATATGCTCAGGTTCTTCAATATGTCCGCACATCATTGTTGCTGTTGTTTTCATACCAAGGTTATGCGCTGATCTGTGAACCTCAAGCCATACCTGTGTTGATACTTTATTACTTGATATCTTTGATCTTACCTCATCAGAAAGTATCTCTGCTCCACCACCTGGAAGGCTGTCAAGTCCTGACTGGTGAAGTATTTTAAGAACTTCCGGTATAGGTATACCTTCAATCTTTGATATGTAGTATATCTCTGAAGCGGAAAGGGAGTGTATCTGTATATCTGGAAATCTCTCTTTTATACCTTTGAAAAGATCGGTGTAAAAATCAATTCTGAGGTCTGGATTCAGTCCACCCTGCATGAGGAGTGTTGTTCCACCCCACTGGACAAGCTCCTCTATCTTTCTGTATATCTGATCAAAATCAAGTGTGTATGCATCTGGACTTCCTTTCTTTGTCTGGAATGCACAGAACTTACACCCTGCAACACAGACATTTGTGTAGTTAACATTTCTGTCAACAACAAATGTAACAATATTCTCGGGATGTTTTTTCCTTCTTACATAATCAGCCAGTCTCCCTAATGTAAGCAGGTCTGCCTCTTTAAAAAGTTTAAGCCCTTCCTCTTCAGTTATCCTATCTCCTTTTATGATCTTATCTATAACAGTATTCAGATCCAGATCGGTCTTATATATTTCCAATGTAAACTCCAGAAGTATTTTTGAAATAATTATTAAATATATTTCTGATTTTGTAAATGTCCTGTATCATTGGATATCTGAGCATCTATCATCATCAACTTTTGACAGGAAAAATTTACCACTGCACCCGATAGAACCCCACTCACCTGATATTTTGTTTCTGTCTATCTTACCTTCAAGCGTGGACGATATACCAAATGTGGAAGGTATATCTATTGATAGATCTTTGTACGAAAGAATTCCAGATATTGAGCTATCTCCAAGATTGCCTTTTATAAGTCCGTCACTGTAAATAAGAATTTTTATTGATGAGTTATTTACATTACAGAAAGTTTCTAATGTTTTTTCCGTTACGGTGAGATTTCCTTCATAACAGCCTGAGAGTTTGTCCATTATTGATTTGTAGCTATTTTGAAAGTGGGATCCAGCTAAGTTTATATTCTTGGAGATTATATCTTTTATATCTTGAGGACATTCATCCTTAAATATACACTCAGTTAACATTCCGTTAAATGTTACATTTTTAAGTTTATCCTCGTCAACAGTAATAACAAAGTCTGTGACATCTGGATCAAGGTAGAGAAAGAATGAAACCAGATTTAAAATTAAAGGATCGTCAGGACGTATGTCATTTTTATAACCTTTGAAAAGATCGATAGGGGAGATAATAAAATCTCCCGTAACCTCACCTATGAGAATGTTCCCTGCGTAAAACTTTATAATATCTCCTTTTCTGTAAAAGAACTTACCTGAGCTGTCCGTTTTACCTTCAACACCTGATGATGTTTTGTATCTGAGATTTTCAACAGGAGAGTCATAAAAATACCCGACCAAAAGCTCACCCTCTGATGATCCTCCGCCTCCACCACATGAAAAGATAAAAACAGCTGTTAG is a window of Persephonella marina EX-H1 DNA encoding:
- the mqnC gene encoding cyclic dehypoxanthinyl futalosine synthase; its protein translation is MEIYKTDLDLNTVIDKIIKGDRITEEEGLKLFKEADLLTLGRLADYVRRKKHPENIVTFVVDRNVNYTNVCVAGCKFCAFQTKKGSPDAYTLDFDQIYRKIEELVQWGGTTLLMQGGLNPDLRIDFYTDLFKGIKERFPDIQIHSLSASEIYYISKIEGIPIPEVLKILHQSGLDSLPGGGAEILSDEVRSKISSNKVSTQVWLEVHRSAHNLGMKTTATMMCGHIEEPEHIIEHLSHIRKLQDDSLKNKKGYFTAFIPWTFQKGGTRLDHIETATTVYYLKVLSISRIFLDNFDNIQSSHVTQTMKIGPVGLHFGANDLGSTMIEENVVASTGWKVASPRPEKMAKIIKEAGFRPAQRDTYYNIIRYFD
- a CDS encoding ankyrin repeat domain-containing protein, whose protein sequence is MFPFFKSVRRFIFFPFILMSLIIYFNPAYSQSSTIEVLKKRLEKKVKKPPLNRAVSKGDIKLVKILLEKGEDPNSKDIIGWTPLHEAAFKGYTEIAKILIEAGADVNAKDNDGETPLHIASSEGHLDMVKFLIKHGADINARNKKGRTPLHYAARGGNLSVVKYLIKKGADVNALDDDRNTPLHEATARNRKDIVMILIANGADPTIKDKFGKKPEDYTEDPAILRILEKAEKEKGRK
- the ybgF gene encoding tol-pal system protein YbgF — protein: MKRIIYILPASFILFAGCVKKEDINLLQREIISLKKEVAQIREGQEEIKGSLNDLSKRVDNVSQIASKNSLEIEKIKLAQKPETVETIEKEGAEKVRIPDNPKELYKYALNAYYKGKTEEARKYFQIFVEEYPGSDMYDNALFWIGQTYYTEGDYEKAIEAFDRLINDCETGKAQECNKYPVAMLKKAYSYIKLGEIEEAKKLLKEIVRRFPDTEESELASRKLEVLE
- a CDS encoding ankyrin repeat-containing protein, which codes for MLKKGYILSIFLLISVSLYVSIIKNPDGHLIYRSSAETREKLNRKLFEAIEAGDVDKVKELLDKGADVNARDKSNYTPLHKAVSKGKLEIVKLLIDRGADINAKESFFGYTPIHLAAIKGFPDILKYLIEKGADVNCRDKYGDTPLHLAALEGHEDIVKILIQNGADIHVKNNRRWTPLHKAALTGKVNVARILIEHGADVNVRGRSKETPLHLAVLRKQKKMVVFLIENGADVNAKDIRKRTPLDYAKIEDIKKILQSVGGKKGSDI
- a CDS encoding isoprenyl transferase — protein: MIDLLYKIPEHVAVIMDGNGRWAKRRGLPRVFGHREGAKAVERTLKIANDVGIKWLSVFAFSTENWGRPKEEVNAIMSLLVEYINTKVPHLVKDNIRLRFMGRRDGLPEMILESMYEGEKATEKCDGMNFVVALNYSGKAEIVDAVKKIISSGKREIDEEEFREYLYIPEMPEPDLLIRTSGEKRISNFMLWELAYTELYFTEVLWPDFNEEEFLKALYFYQSRERRFGKVTV
- a CDS encoding ankyrin repeat domain-containing protein, with amino-acid sequence MGKAVSFVVAGMIFSLTFISPSIGATRAELNKQLTEAISKEDIPKIKELIGKGAGVNIKNIIGNSPLHIASMKGDINLVKELIKSGADVNAKNLEGWTPLHEAAFFGYAQVIKLLLDNGAEIDAKNGNGNTPLHMAAMSGYPDAVEILIEYGADINEQNSEGWTPLHFAAYKGELETVKILVEKGAELNIKDKDEETPLHKSVSQRKFNVTKYLVEKGAYINARNKNGKTPLLIAISGVDEKTVNFLIQKGADINAKDNDGWTPLHEATFRGHIGFVKKLLEKGANVNARDNKYGDYVLHVVARNGNEEIAKLLLKNGAKVNVRDEYGNTPLHAASLEGHFKVAKLLIDHGADINAKNNKGWTPLFKAAMAGKIKVAILLLTKGADPNVKGKYKETPLHLAVLRRHTDMVKLLIKHGADVNAKDLRGKTPLDYAKVEEIKKILLKAKAQSR
- a CDS encoding phosphatidate cytidylyltransferase, translating into MRELSLRIVSAVILAVIAISAVLYFPVWLFKTVVAVLSSIATWEVAHLLKKKYEEINPINAGIFGFFVSLSLLFFSPYLSVLLVFLYSFYYAHRVYDINYLTSYVFVYLYGVFFVSSLGLLHEMDRYLIFVLFATVWAGDTAAYFVGKAIGKHKFAPRLSPKKTWEGAVGSFFGSVTAGGVFAYYFQFYDAFIPILISAFLLQIGDLFESFIKRQVQEKDSSHLIPGHGGLLDRIDALIFAGMVFLVYYQLRIYINF
- a CDS encoding aspartate-semialdehyde dehydrogenase, with translation MRYYNIAILGATGAVGQTMLRVLEERNFPVDEIRLLASPKSAGQELEYMGVKYKVQAVSPEAFEGIDIALFSAGGSRSKEWAPVAVEKGAVVIDNSSAFRMDDDVPLVVPEVNPEDVKWHKGIIANPNCSTIQMVVAINPIHRAKKIKNVFVSTYQAVSGAGATAIKDLEEETKAYFEGKYYYPEALPAHIAFNVIPHIDVFLDNDYTKEEMKMVNETRKIMHAPDIKVSPTCVRVPVFYGHSETVVIETEEPVTPEEAREILRSAPGVIVEDDPSNNVYPMPIDVAGKDEVFVGRIRKDFIFENGLSMWVVADNLRKGAATNAVQIAELLVEYELI